Proteins encoded within one genomic window of bacterium:
- a CDS encoding SUF system Fe-S cluster assembly regulator produces MIRIGRLTDYGIVLLSHMAAAPDAVHTANELAAETHLPLPTVSKLLRLLTREGLLQSQRGVNGGYGLARAPERITVSSAIAALEGPIALTTCTSAAPSDCSHEPICPVRGHLNLINLAIRQALDSVTLADLARRPRVMPLPAARPAAGG; encoded by the coding sequence ATGATTCGCATCGGCAGGCTCACCGATTACGGCATCGTGCTGCTCAGCCATATGGCGGCGGCGCCGGATGCCGTGCACACCGCCAACGAGTTGGCGGCGGAGACCCATCTGCCGCTGCCGACGGTGAGCAAGCTGCTCCGCCTGCTGACCCGCGAGGGCCTGCTGCAGTCGCAGCGCGGGGTCAACGGCGGCTACGGCCTGGCGCGGGCGCCGGAACGGATCACCGTCAGCAGCGCCATCGCCGCCCTCGAGGGGCCGATCGCCCTCACCACCTGCACCTCGGCGGCGCCGAGCGACTGTTCGCACGAGCCGATCTGCCCGGTGCGCGGCCATCTCAACCTGATCAACCTCGCCATCCGCCAGGCGCTGGACAGCGTCACCCTGGCGGATCTCGCCCGCCGCCCGCGCGTCATGCCGCTGCCCGCCGCCCGCCCGGCGGCCGGCGGGTAG
- the sufB gene encoding Fe-S cluster assembly protein SufB: MSSASPKIEDFINREYDAGFVTDIEADTIPPGLNEDVIRLISAKKDEPPFMLEWRLRAFRHWQTMTEPRWQNVHYNPIDYQDITYYAAPKSAADAPKSLDEVDPKLLETYEKLGIPMRERELLAGVAVDAVFDSVSVATTFKSRLAEHGIIFCSFSEAVREHPELVQRYLGSVVPYSDNYFAALNSAVFSDGSFCFIPRGVRCPMELSTYFRINAAKTGQFERTLIIAEDGATVSYLEGCTAPMRDENQLHAAVVELYAHAGASIKYSTVQNWYPGDAEGRGGIYNFVTKRGLCEADAKISWTQVETGSAITWKYPSVILKGDNAVGEFYSVALTNHRQQADTGTKMIHIGRNTRSTILSKGISAGRGQNSYRGLVKVMKSAAGARNYTQCDSLLIGDRCGAHTFPYMEVRNASATVEHEATTSKISDDQLFYCMQRGLSAEDAVSMIVSGFCKQVFKELPMEFAVEAQKLLGVSLEGSVG, translated from the coding sequence ATGTCCTCCGCCAGCCCGAAGATCGAAGACTTCATCAACCGCGAATACGACGCCGGCTTCGTCACCGACATCGAGGCCGACACCATTCCGCCCGGCCTCAACGAGGACGTCATCCGCCTCATCTCGGCGAAGAAGGACGAGCCGCCGTTCATGCTCGAGTGGCGCCTGCGCGCCTTCCGCCACTGGCAGACGATGACCGAGCCGCGCTGGCAGAACGTCCACTACAACCCGATCGACTACCAGGACATCACCTACTACGCGGCCCCCAAGTCCGCCGCCGACGCGCCCAAGAGCCTCGACGAGGTCGACCCCAAGCTGCTCGAGACCTACGAGAAGCTCGGCATCCCGATGCGCGAGCGCGAGCTGCTGGCCGGCGTCGCGGTCGACGCCGTGTTCGACAGCGTCTCCGTCGCCACCACCTTCAAGAGCCGGCTCGCCGAGCACGGCATCATCTTCTGCTCGTTCTCCGAGGCCGTGCGCGAGCACCCGGAGCTGGTGCAGCGCTACCTCGGCTCGGTGGTCCCATACAGCGACAACTATTTCGCGGCGCTCAACTCGGCGGTGTTCAGCGACGGCTCCTTCTGCTTCATCCCGCGCGGCGTGCGCTGCCCGATGGAGCTGTCGACCTACTTCCGCATCAACGCCGCCAAGACCGGCCAGTTCGAGCGCACCCTGATCATCGCCGAGGACGGCGCCACGGTCAGCTACCTCGAGGGCTGCACGGCGCCGATGCGCGACGAGAACCAACTGCACGCCGCGGTGGTCGAGCTGTACGCGCACGCCGGCGCCTCCATCAAGTACTCGACGGTGCAGAACTGGTACCCGGGCGACGCCGAGGGCCGCGGCGGCATCTACAACTTCGTCACCAAGCGCGGTCTCTGCGAGGCCGACGCCAAGATCTCCTGGACCCAGGTCGAGACCGGCTCGGCGATCACCTGGAAGTACCCGAGCGTCATCCTCAAGGGCGACAACGCGGTGGGCGAGTTCTACTCGGTGGCGCTCACCAACCATCGCCAGCAGGCCGACACCGGCACCAAGATGATCCACATCGGCCGCAACACCCGCAGCACGATCCTGTCGAAGGGCATCTCGGCCGGCCGCGGCCAGAACTCGTACCGCGGCCTGGTGAAGGTGATGAAGAGCGCCGCCGGCGCCCGCAACTACACCCAGTGCGACTCGCTGCTGATCGGCGACCGGTGTGGCGCCCACACCTTCCCCTACATGGAGGTGCGCAACGCCTCGGCGACCGTCGAGCACGAGGCGACCACCTCGAAAATCAGCGACGACCAGCTCTTCTACTGCATGCAGCGCGGCCTCTCCGCCGAGGACGCGGTGTCGATGATCGTCAGCGGCTTCTGCAAGCAGGTGTTCAAGGAGCTGCCGATGGAGTTCGCCGTGGAAGCGCAGAAGCTCCTCGGCGTGAGCCTGGAAGGCAGCGTGGGATAG
- the sufC gene encoding Fe-S cluster assembly ATPase SufC has product MGDVILEIEGLRASVDGTEILRGIDLTVRRGEVHAIMGPNGSGKSTLCNVLAGRAGYAVTGGRVRYDGRDLLAMAPEERAREGVFLAFQYPVEIPGVGNTYFLRTALNALRKHRGEEPIDAMDFLALVKQKMRLVDLDPRFLNRAVNEGFSGGEKKRNEILQMAVLEPRLAILDETDSGLDIDALKVVADGVNALRNDQHAVVAITHYQRLLTYLVPDVVHVLAHGRIVKSGDKSLAAELERDGYAGIEVAAAP; this is encoded by the coding sequence ATGGGTGATGTGATTCTCGAGATTGAAGGGTTGCGGGCCTCGGTCGACGGCACCGAGATCCTGCGCGGCATCGACCTGACGGTGCGGCGCGGCGAGGTGCACGCGATCATGGGGCCGAACGGCTCGGGCAAGAGCACGCTGTGCAACGTGCTCGCCGGCCGCGCCGGCTACGCGGTGACCGGCGGGCGCGTGCGCTACGACGGCCGGGACCTGCTGGCGATGGCGCCGGAGGAGCGGGCGCGCGAGGGCGTCTTCCTCGCCTTCCAGTACCCGGTCGAGATCCCCGGCGTCGGCAACACCTACTTCCTGCGCACGGCGCTCAACGCGCTGCGCAAGCACCGCGGCGAGGAGCCGATCGACGCCATGGATTTCCTCGCCCTGGTGAAGCAGAAGATGCGGCTGGTGGATCTCGACCCCAGGTTCCTCAACCGCGCGGTCAACGAAGGCTTCTCGGGCGGCGAGAAGAAGCGCAACGAGATCCTGCAGATGGCGGTGCTCGAACCGCGGCTGGCCATCCTCGACGAGACCGACTCGGGGCTCGACATCGACGCGCTGAAGGTCGTCGCCGACGGCGTCAACGCGCTGCGCAACGACCAGCACGCGGTGGTCGCCATCACCCACTATCAACGCCTCCTCACGTACCTGGTGCCCGACGTCGTGCACGTGCTGGCGCACGGCCGCATCGTCAAGTCGGGCGACAAGAGCCTCGCCGCCGAGCTCGAGCGCGATGGCTACGCCGGCATCGAGGTCGCCGCCGCGCCATGA
- the sufD gene encoding Fe-S cluster assembly protein SufD → MTAQPDIAQHLAPARQLPAGAPGFVGALRQRGMARFAALGFPTTRIEDWKYTNLAPIARESFALAPDGIDGAGELAAADHLGGAIELVFVNGRFAEALSTRRELPPGAAVGSLAEAIAVTPALVEPHLGSLAAIDDDGVVALNSAFVQDGVFVHLSAGCRLAAPIHCLFVSLANGAPTVSHPRVLVVADAGSAASVIEQYVGRGRYWTNAVSEIVVGPGASIAHHKVQREDTRAYHLAAIAAEQRQDSRFASHAVALGAALSRSAIATRLDAPGAVCDFDGLYIADGTQHVDHHTTIDHAAPRGTSRELYKGILAGRATGVFNGKVFVRPDAQQSDAQQMNQNLLLSDDAQVDTKPQLEIFADDVKCSHGATIGQLDDDAIFYLRARGIDQPDARRLLIYGFANELVERIAVESLRRQMEAMLADRLPAVVGALA, encoded by the coding sequence ATGACCGCGCAGCCCGACATCGCGCAGCACCTGGCGCCGGCACGCCAGTTGCCGGCCGGCGCGCCGGGGTTCGTCGGCGCCCTGCGCCAGCGCGGCATGGCTCGCTTCGCGGCGCTCGGCTTCCCGACCACCCGCATCGAGGACTGGAAATACACCAACCTCGCGCCGATCGCGCGCGAGAGCTTCGCGCTCGCCCCGGACGGCATCGACGGCGCCGGCGAGCTGGCCGCCGCCGACCATCTCGGTGGCGCGATCGAGCTGGTCTTCGTCAACGGCCGCTTCGCCGAGGCCCTGTCGACCCGCCGCGAGCTGCCCCCGGGCGCCGCCGTCGGCAGCCTGGCGGAGGCGATCGCCGTGACGCCGGCGCTGGTCGAGCCCCACCTCGGCTCGCTGGCGGCGATCGACGACGACGGCGTGGTCGCCCTCAACAGCGCCTTCGTCCAGGACGGCGTGTTCGTGCATCTCTCCGCGGGCTGCCGGCTGGCGGCGCCGATCCACTGCCTGTTCGTGTCGCTGGCGAACGGCGCGCCGACCGTCAGTCACCCGCGCGTGCTGGTGGTCGCCGACGCGGGCAGCGCCGCCAGCGTGATCGAGCAGTACGTCGGCCGCGGCCGCTACTGGACCAACGCCGTGAGCGAGATCGTCGTCGGCCCGGGCGCGTCGATCGCGCACCACAAGGTGCAGCGCGAGGACACGCGCGCCTACCACCTCGCCGCCATCGCCGCCGAGCAGCGCCAGGACAGCCGCTTCGCCTCGCACGCCGTCGCCCTCGGCGCGGCGCTGTCGCGCAGCGCCATCGCCACCCGCCTGGACGCGCCGGGCGCGGTCTGCGACTTCGACGGCCTGTACATCGCCGACGGCACCCAGCACGTCGACCATCACACCACCATCGACCACGCCGCGCCGCGCGGCACCAGCCGCGAGCTGTACAAGGGCATCCTCGCCGGGCGCGCCACCGGGGTCTTCAACGGCAAGGTGTTCGTGCGCCCCGACGCCCAGCAGAGCGACGCGCAACAGATGAACCAGAACCTGCTGCTCAGCGACGACGCGCAGGTCGACACCAAGCCGCAGCTCGAGATCTTCGCCGACGACGTGAAGTGCAGCCACGGCGCGACCATCGGCCAGCTCGACGACGACGCGATCTTCTATCTGCGCGCTCGCGGCATCGACCAGCCCGACGCCCGCCGCCTGCTGATCTACGGCTTCGCCAACGAGCTCGTCGAGCGGATCGCCGTCGAGTCGCTGCGGCGACAGATGGAGGCCATGCTGGCCGATCGCCTGCCGGCCGTCGTGGGAGCGCTCGCGTGA
- a CDS encoding cysteine desulfurase gives MSRAATTAARAASPALDVERLRADFPILSQQVHGKPLVYLDNAASAQKPRQVIDAVARFDATDYSNIHRGVHALSQRATAAFEAARDAVRDFLNAADRKEIIFTRGTTESINLVAHSYARAVCNLGDEIVVSAMEHHSNIVPWQMVCRERGAVLRVIPMNDAGELDLEAYARLLGPRTKLVSVVHVSNALGTVNPVAEMVRLAHAHGIPVLLDGAQAVPHLPVDVQALDCDFYAFSSHKLFGPTGVGVLYGKAALLDGMPPYQGGGEMISAVTFEKTFYKGLPAKFEAGTPNITGVVGLGAAIAYVNGIGLPAMGAWEHELLAYATARLAELPQVRIIGTAHDKASVLSFVIEGVHPHDIGTILDRDGIAVRAGHHCAQPVMQRFRVPATTRASFAFYNTTAEVDALVAGVRSVIEVFA, from the coding sequence GTGAGCCGCGCCGCCACCACCGCCGCTCGCGCCGCCTCCCCGGCGCTCGACGTCGAGCGCCTGCGCGCCGACTTCCCCATCCTCTCCCAGCAGGTGCACGGCAAGCCGCTCGTCTACCTCGACAACGCCGCCTCGGCGCAGAAGCCGCGCCAGGTGATCGACGCCGTCGCCCGCTTCGACGCCACCGACTACAGCAACATCCACCGCGGCGTGCACGCCCTCAGCCAGCGCGCCACCGCGGCCTTCGAGGCGGCGCGCGACGCGGTGCGCGACTTCCTCAACGCCGCCGACCGCAAGGAGATCATCTTCACCCGCGGCACCACGGAGAGCATCAATCTGGTGGCCCACAGCTACGCCCGCGCGGTGTGCAACCTCGGCGATGAGATCGTCGTCTCGGCGATGGAGCACCACTCCAACATCGTGCCCTGGCAGATGGTCTGCCGCGAGCGCGGCGCCGTGCTGCGCGTCATCCCGATGAACGACGCCGGCGAGCTCGACCTCGAGGCCTACGCCCGCCTGCTCGGGCCGCGCACCAAACTGGTCTCGGTGGTGCACGTCTCCAACGCCCTCGGCACCGTCAACCCGGTGGCCGAGATGGTGCGCCTGGCGCACGCCCACGGCATCCCGGTGCTGCTCGACGGCGCCCAGGCGGTGCCGCACCTGCCGGTCGACGTGCAGGCGCTCGACTGCGACTTCTACGCCTTCTCGAGCCACAAGCTGTTCGGCCCCACCGGGGTCGGCGTGCTCTACGGCAAGGCGGCGCTGCTCGACGGCATGCCGCCCTACCAGGGCGGCGGCGAGATGATCAGCGCCGTGACCTTCGAGAAGACCTTCTACAAGGGCCTGCCGGCGAAGTTCGAGGCCGGCACGCCGAACATCACCGGCGTCGTCGGCCTGGGCGCCGCCATCGCCTACGTCAATGGCATCGGCCTGCCGGCCATGGGCGCCTGGGAGCACGAGCTGCTCGCCTACGCCACCGCCCGCCTCGCCGAGCTGCCGCAGGTGCGGATCATCGGCACGGCGCACGACAAGGCGAGCGTGCTGTCCTTCGTCATCGAGGGGGTCCATCCGCACGACATCGGCACCATCCTCGACCGCGACGGCATCGCCGTGCGCGCCGGCCACCACTGCGCGCAACCGGTGATGCAGCGCTTCCGGGTCCCGGCGACGACGCGCGCGTCGTTCGCCTTCTACAACACCACGGCGGAGGTCGACGCGCTGGTCGCCGGCGTCCGCTCGGTGATCGAGGTGTTCGCGTGA
- a CDS encoding SUF system NifU family Fe-S cluster assembly protein, whose product MNDELRELYQDVIIEHSKRPRNFHALAHGTKAEGYNPLCGDTVTVYVDMDGERVSDCAFQGHGCAISTAAASVMTETLKGKTRAEADAIFNEYHDLVTGHGHADPEQLGKLAVFAGVSEFPARVKCATLCWHTARAALEGKDEPVSTE is encoded by the coding sequence GTGAACGACGAGCTGCGCGAGCTGTACCAGGACGTCATCATCGAGCACAGCAAGCGGCCGCGGAACTTCCACGCCCTCGCGCACGGCACCAAGGCCGAGGGCTACAATCCGCTCTGCGGCGACACCGTCACCGTCTACGTCGACATGGACGGCGAGCGGGTCAGCGACTGCGCCTTCCAGGGCCACGGCTGCGCCATCTCCACCGCCGCCGCCTCGGTGATGACCGAGACGCTGAAGGGCAAGACCCGCGCCGAGGCGGACGCGATCTTCAACGAATACCACGATCTGGTCACCGGCCACGGCCACGCCGACCCCGAGCAGCTCGGCAAGCTCGCCGTCTTCGCGGGCGTGAGCGAATTCCCCGCCCGCGTCAAGTGCGCCACCTTGTGCTGGCACACCGCCCGCGCGGCCCTGGAAGGCAAGGACGAGCCCGTCTCCACGGAATGA
- the sufT gene encoding putative Fe-S cluster assembly protein SufT — translation MPFEEVTLSRDVEVVMIPQGVTTTLRAGTPAVITQSLGDSYTLQVQSFGGLYRLSGANADAIGKTAGGAAQAPVDPNAPVSEDQVYAELRQVYDPEIPVNIVELGLVYDLAIEKLASGGSKVAVKMTLTAPGCGMGDIIADDARRRIAALPGVADAEVQVVFDPPWNQSMMSEAAKLELGML, via the coding sequence ATGCCCTTCGAAGAAGTAACCCTGTCGCGCGACGTCGAGGTGGTCATGATCCCGCAGGGCGTCACGACGACGCTGCGGGCGGGCACGCCGGCGGTGATCACCCAGTCGCTCGGCGACAGCTACACGCTGCAGGTGCAGAGCTTCGGCGGGCTGTATCGCCTCTCCGGGGCGAACGCCGACGCCATCGGCAAGACGGCGGGCGGCGCCGCGCAGGCGCCCGTCGATCCCAACGCGCCGGTGAGCGAGGACCAGGTCTACGCCGAGCTGCGACAGGTGTACGACCCGGAGATCCCGGTCAACATCGTCGAGCTCGGGCTGGTCTACGACCTCGCCATCGAGAAGCTGGCGAGCGGCGGCAGCAAGGTGGCGGTGAAGATGACCCTCACGGCTCCGGGCTGCGGCATGGGCGACATCATCGCCGACGACGCCCGCCGCCGCATCGCCGCGCTCCCCGGGGTCGCCGACGCCGAGGTCCAGGTGGTCTTCGATCCCCCCTGGAACCAGAGCATGATGAGCGAGGCCGCGAAGCTCGAATTGGGCATGCTGTGA
- a CDS encoding lipase family protein, which translates to MLRRLLLTIGFATLLGGCGSDGHHGGGATPTPTPVIGQEQQPFDLGLALALGRLCLQSYQMLTDYEQGTTFSLPPPYTLQAQYLTPEHYPGEPFSSEVPIAFVATSGNAIYVVFRGTKTIAEWISDATFTQVPYAPVSGGGKTETGFTTIYETVNTAIIAEVNGLAASSGYTTLYVTGHSLGAALATLAAPELARATRFSAPILYNFASPRVGDPEFASLVDALPTSWRIANSNDEVPKLPPAVAVVFHGDDPTFYFYEHIDSEYGITFGRPIRDLTDLEEDHAMCNYYATLCDRTDTPTACKRMAGGADGCDPG; encoded by the coding sequence ATGCTGCGGCGGCTCCTCCTGACGATCGGCTTCGCGACCCTCCTCGGCGGCTGCGGGAGCGACGGGCACCACGGCGGCGGCGCCACCCCGACGCCCACGCCGGTGATCGGACAGGAGCAACAGCCGTTCGATCTCGGCCTCGCGCTCGCCCTCGGGCGGCTCTGTCTGCAGTCGTACCAGATGCTCACCGACTACGAGCAGGGGACGACGTTCTCCCTGCCGCCGCCGTACACGTTGCAGGCCCAGTATCTGACCCCCGAGCACTATCCGGGTGAGCCGTTCTCGTCGGAGGTGCCGATCGCCTTCGTCGCCACCAGCGGCAACGCGATCTACGTCGTCTTCCGCGGCACCAAGACGATCGCGGAATGGATCTCCGACGCGACCTTCACCCAGGTGCCGTACGCGCCGGTGAGCGGCGGCGGCAAGACGGAGACCGGGTTCACCACCATCTACGAGACCGTCAACACCGCCATCATCGCGGAGGTGAACGGGCTCGCGGCGTCGAGCGGCTACACCACGCTGTACGTCACCGGCCACAGCCTCGGCGCCGCCCTCGCCACGCTCGCCGCGCCGGAGCTGGCGCGGGCGACCCGCTTCTCGGCGCCGATCCTCTACAACTTCGCCAGCCCGCGCGTCGGCGATCCCGAGTTCGCCTCGCTGGTCGACGCCCTGCCGACGAGCTGGCGCATCGCCAACAGCAACGACGAGGTGCCGAAGCTGCCGCCGGCGGTGGCCGTGGTCTTCCACGGCGACGACCCCACCTTCTATTTCTACGAGCACATCGACAGCGAATACGGCATCACCTTCGGCCGACCGATCCGCGATCTCACCGACCTCGAGGAGGATCACGCGATGTGCAACTACTACGCGACCCTCTGCGACCGGACGGACACCCCGACGGCATGCAAGCGGATGGCCGGCGGCGCCGACGGCTGCGATCCGGGTTGA
- a CDS encoding response regulator: MSFGRDSAAGSLSELLLQRLRVGLWLCLAIYVLFIVIVLADLQATPDVRLQIALLRGLCAAAFAAALLALRRPAVQPYALPIGVAAMILVAISAGASGVLIPRDNALVPMSFVVMSMFTAALLPWGWRAQALLVAVQAATLVVNALLVPGGGAGALLQPTLLLTFVAFVVSLVVAREVSRHRARIEDREQERDCMTAALQQSETRLRTLIEQTSDLITIVDADGIVRYESPSFAHIFGGPADVILGQSLFAFAHRDDAAAIRQAFAHALASAEPIPPTRCRFRRFDGSWCTVEAVGKRLDDAGGGRPGIIFNSRDVTERDRAEALLAVQKQVLGMIAEDAPLSDSLQAIAHFVEAQAHRALCSILVLDTATGMLRHGAVQSLPPAYAAATASVAFGPAVGSCGTAAFTRQRVVVTDIATDPRWVDYAAVALAQGLRACWSTPVLATTGAVLGTLAVYYQEPRGPTAAELRLVETMADLTAIAIERKHAAVELRQAKEAAEAASQAKSEFLANMSHEIRTPMNGVIGMTELALNTALTAEQREYLEMAKSSADSLLAVINDILDFSKIEAGKLVLEASELDLDAVVDATLKTLAVRAHAKGLEVVYDRAPDVPPVLIGDANRLRQILVNLVGNAVKFTDAGEVVVRVELEAAHGTEVTLRLSVRDTGIGISAEQQTRIFQAFEQADSSTTRRYGGTGLGLAICGRLANMMGGRLWVESEPGRGSTFHCTARVGVAALAPRANLDGETVAQLRDLRALVVDDNATNRRLVEQCLRNWRMLPTAVESGAEALRALIRARAAGTPFPLVLIDGRMPEMDGFALAARIQEDPTLTGSTVLMLTSDDRPGDLARCRELGIAAYLVKPIRQSELLDAIVTALGSPEPRASAPPPAPRAAGGRVLRVLLAEDNQVNQRLAVRLLEKRGHQVVVVDNGRDAVATAVEQRFDLVLMDVQMPEMDGFEATAALRAAERGTGIRRPIIAMTAHAMKGDRERCLLAGMDDYLAKPIQPSELFELIDRMLPVEADAPARHSA, encoded by the coding sequence GTGTCGTTCGGCCGGGACAGCGCGGCGGGCAGTCTGTCCGAGCTGCTGCTGCAGCGGCTGCGGGTGGGGCTGTGGCTCTGCCTGGCGATCTACGTCCTGTTCATCGTCATCGTCCTCGCCGACCTGCAGGCGACCCCTGATGTCCGCCTGCAGATCGCGTTGCTGCGCGGCCTGTGCGCCGCCGCTTTCGCCGCGGCGCTGCTCGCCCTGCGCCGGCCGGCGGTGCAGCCCTACGCGCTGCCCATCGGCGTCGCGGCGATGATTCTGGTGGCGATCTCCGCCGGTGCCTCGGGGGTATTGATTCCGCGCGACAACGCCCTCGTGCCCATGTCCTTCGTCGTCATGTCGATGTTCACGGCGGCGCTCCTGCCGTGGGGATGGCGAGCGCAGGCGCTGCTGGTCGCGGTGCAGGCGGCGACCCTGGTGGTCAACGCGCTGCTGGTTCCCGGCGGCGGCGCCGGCGCGCTGCTCCAGCCGACGCTGCTGCTGACCTTCGTGGCCTTCGTCGTGTCCCTCGTCGTCGCCCGCGAGGTCAGCCGCCATCGCGCCCGCATCGAGGATCGCGAGCAGGAGCGCGATTGCATGACGGCGGCGCTGCAGCAGAGCGAAACCCGCCTGCGGACGCTGATCGAGCAGACCTCCGATCTGATCACCATCGTCGATGCCGACGGCATCGTGCGCTACGAGAGCCCCTCGTTCGCGCACATCTTCGGCGGCCCCGCCGACGTCATCCTCGGGCAGTCGCTGTTCGCCTTCGCGCATCGCGACGACGCGGCGGCGATCCGCCAGGCGTTCGCGCACGCGCTCGCGTCCGCCGAGCCGATTCCGCCCACGCGCTGCCGCTTCCGTCGCTTCGACGGGTCGTGGTGCACCGTCGAGGCGGTCGGCAAGCGCCTCGACGACGCCGGCGGCGGCCGGCCGGGGATCATCTTCAATTCGCGCGACGTCACCGAGCGGGACCGCGCCGAGGCGCTGCTGGCGGTGCAGAAGCAGGTGCTCGGCATGATCGCCGAGGACGCGCCGCTGTCCGATTCCCTGCAGGCGATCGCCCACTTCGTCGAAGCGCAGGCGCATCGGGCGCTGTGCTCGATCCTGGTGCTCGACACCGCGACGGGGATGTTGCGCCACGGAGCGGTGCAGAGCCTGCCGCCGGCATACGCCGCCGCCACCGCATCCGTCGCCTTCGGCCCGGCCGTCGGCAGTTGCGGCACCGCCGCCTTCACCCGCCAGCGCGTCGTCGTGACCGACATCGCCACCGATCCGCGGTGGGTCGACTACGCGGCGGTGGCGCTGGCGCAGGGGCTGCGCGCCTGCTGGTCGACGCCGGTGCTCGCCACCACTGGCGCCGTGCTCGGCACGCTCGCCGTCTACTACCAGGAGCCGCGTGGGCCCACGGCCGCCGAGCTGCGCCTGGTCGAGACCATGGCCGATCTCACCGCCATCGCCATCGAGCGCAAGCACGCGGCGGTCGAGCTGCGCCAGGCGAAGGAGGCGGCGGAGGCGGCGAGCCAGGCGAAGAGCGAGTTCCTCGCCAACATGAGCCACGAGATCCGGACGCCGATGAACGGCGTCATCGGCATGACCGAGCTGGCGCTGAACACCGCGCTCACCGCCGAGCAGCGCGAGTACCTGGAGATGGCGAAGTCGTCGGCCGACTCGCTGCTGGCGGTGATCAACGACATCCTCGACTTCTCGAAGATCGAGGCCGGCAAGCTGGTGCTCGAGGCGAGCGAGCTCGATCTCGACGCGGTGGTCGACGCGACCCTGAAGACGCTGGCGGTCCGCGCCCACGCCAAGGGGCTGGAGGTGGTCTACGATCGCGCCCCGGACGTGCCGCCGGTGCTGATCGGCGACGCCAACCGCCTGCGTCAGATCCTGGTCAATCTGGTCGGCAACGCGGTGAAGTTCACCGATGCCGGCGAGGTGGTGGTGCGCGTCGAGCTCGAGGCCGCGCACGGGACCGAGGTGACGCTGCGCCTGTCGGTGCGCGACACCGGCATCGGCATCTCGGCCGAGCAGCAGACGCGCATCTTCCAGGCGTTCGAGCAGGCGGACTCCTCGACTACCCGCCGCTACGGCGGCACCGGCCTCGGGCTGGCGATCTGCGGCCGCCTGGCGAACATGATGGGCGGCCGCCTCTGGGTGGAGAGCGAGCCCGGGCGCGGCAGCACGTTCCACTGCACGGCCCGCGTCGGCGTCGCCGCGCTGGCGCCGCGCGCCAACCTCGACGGCGAGACGGTCGCCCAGCTCCGCGACCTGCGCGCCCTGGTGGTCGACGACAACGCCACCAACCGGCGCCTGGTCGAGCAGTGCCTGCGCAACTGGCGCATGCTGCCGACGGCCGTGGAGAGCGGCGCCGAGGCGCTGCGCGCCCTGATCCGCGCCCGCGCCGCCGGCACGCCGTTCCCGCTGGTGCTGATCGACGGCCGCATGCCGGAGATGGACGGCTTCGCGCTGGCCGCCCGCATCCAGGAGGATCCGACCCTCACCGGCAGCACGGTGCTGATGCTGACCTCGGACGATCGCCCGGGCGACCTGGCGCGCTGTCGCGAGCTCGGCATCGCCGCCTATCTGGTGAAGCCGATCCGCCAGTCGGAGCTGCTCGACGCCATCGTCACCGCGCTCGGCTCGCCCGAGCCGCGGGCGAGCGCCCCGCCGCCGGCGCCGCGCGCCGCCGGCGGCCGCGTCCTGCGGGTGCTGCTGGCCGAGGACAACCAGGTCAACCAGCGGCTGGCGGTGCGGCTGCTCGAGAAGCGCGGCCATCAGGTGGTGGTCGTCGACAACGGCCGCGATGCGGTCGCCACCGCGGTCGAGCAGCGCTTCGACCTGGTGCTCATGGACGTGCAGATGCCGGAGATGGACGGCTTCGAGGCGACGGCGGCGCTGCGCGCCGCCGAGCGCGGCACGGGCATCCGGCGGCCGATCATCGCCATGACCGCGCACGCCATGAAGGGCGACCGCGAACGCTGTCTGCTCGCCGGCATGGACGACTACCTGGCGAAACCGATCCAGCCCAGCGAGCTGTTCGAGCTCATCGACCGCATGCTGCCCGTCGAGGCCGACGCGCCGGCGCGCCACAGCGCCTGA